In Paramormyrops kingsleyae isolate MSU_618 chromosome 18, PKINGS_0.4, whole genome shotgun sequence, the DNA window CCGCTCCCTCGGTACTGATCTCCTGCCTTCAGCTGCATTTAATAGAAACCAAAATGTACTTCACGAGACTTTTAAGCTATGTATAACCTAACAAAACCACTTCTTGATATAGGCAAAAAGTTATTTTCTCTGACATCAGTGGCAATCGCCTAAACTACAACATAAACTCTTATTTCCGGCTACACGATCGTGGCATGTCATTTCCGCCAACACTCATTTCCGGCCTCAGACTTACTTCCGGCTACACGCTCACTTCCGGTCACTGACAGGTGTTTATGGAGAATTCAGTTCCCTCATGGTCCACCTGTCACGCGCGGATTTGAAATTATGACGTCACCACCTATTTTGTAGTTTCGATGTCGTTTGATGCTTTTTTAAATGCCTTTGACGTGGTCTGGTAGACAAACAATTTATCCAAGAACTTCGCCTGTCTTTTCgatatttgtattttgtttattttttaaagataaaCTATTTAAATCCTTGATAATGGGTGTTTGctggtaaaataaagaaaacggTAGTATTGTTGTAGGCCATCACGTATAATACGATGCAATATTGTTTATTCTATTTTAACTTAATTGTAGACATGTTACTCCTTACATTTCTCAACTACTGCTGCCAGCGATGTCTTTGTACCCATTGAAACATAATTCAGTTATATTAAAACATCGTGATGCATGATTTCCTATGCTAATACACAGATACAGAAACTGCAGGACACCAAATTGGGGATACAAATCTCTTTACATGCAAACAGGTATCCGAATGAATTTTTCAGTAATTAATCATACGTTTGTGCATAGATTCGAAGAGGGAACATTACTACGTTAAGGCTAGAATATATGGTTCCCCCTGCTAAAACCCAAACTGGTCCTACAcactccgccttcgtttgcgcgttcccgagacccgtcgccatgttgaagtgtgtctcaaagcagcaagggctaagggggagtggtcgattatgcccACCTGAAGCGAGTCAGCAACGATGGTGGCTTGCACGATTCCATTTCCAttaccacttccatatcccacaattcctagcgctcaggaaacagaacagcgcgaAAAATGACATAATTGGATTCTGACAGCACTGTGAAATACACATAGGaagtctatgttacatgttataattcatcgctgcagaaaaaacgttcgtacgcaaactcgatcaacatcacaccagcaataacaatttatgtttcatatttgccaGTTTTTTTGCTCTACAGATCTGATatggtatttggtacagaagtaatgcgtaatgttttatgcgtgtaaactaagttagctatggtagaaattgtacaatcgtcaatatCACACGTGTACATACTTCAAATTGCTCAGTCAGTGCAATAAGACGTACGATGTAGCCGTCGTCTTCTCGCATTAGataaactttgtgctttttaaaataactgatatgtcattaaagaaaatacaatacagcttcttgatggatccattttGTCAAATAACTACGTAATGCATATCtttaaaaacacagaaacatAGTAAAGACATGCGATGTTTTCGCAAATATCGCTTGTTTACCTCAACACTTTCGTAGAGAGATATTAAAACGAAATAGAAACCGTCTAAATATATAGCGGGTGACGTCATGATTtaaaatcagcgcgcgacaggggaacaTGGGGAAACTGAATTTTCCGTAACACCTGTCTGTGACCTGCTTCCGGATTTCTTCAGCGTTTACTGATGTTATTCTGGGTAATCGCTCGTATCTGTAGTTAAGAGGTTTAGAATTTCTGCAGTCTAAATCACAGCTGGTTTAAACTGAAACCAGGTGCCGAGTCCGTTTATAAATCACATAAACATAGACGCCGCTAGAGGTCACTTTTCTGCTGTTTATCTTAAACTTGCTATGTAGGTGACTATCTTGTAGTTTAAGAGACACTTTTTACTTGAAATTCGTCCTCTGATTACATATTATACACGATATTAACCCCAACACGTTTGGCTTATGTAAGCAATTTGTATCAAAATTCGTATATGGTATTAATAACATTTGAGAGAACTGAAAGGGCGATTAAGAAATTTAGAAATAAGTCAGTTTTGCCTTGATATATTGAACTTGATAGAGGTTAGCAAAATTCGTGCTTCTTTCGAGAAACTTGGTTTAACGCAGGACTGCCAACTCACACATCTGACTTGACACACACATTTTCAGACTCGTATGCTCATGTTACtacaaatctatattattccattataaaccaaaaatttgctacatcaaaagtgttggggtagtttatGAACCCTACAGATTATTTACAAGATAAAAAaagtgttacatacatgtaaatgtgtatccatgtgtgtgcagacttgtcacaaattaaaaatatcacGCTGGTCAGCTAaccaaagttgacaaccctgttaactctattattattattattattattattattgctctCATGGGAAACTGCTATACATATTAGTTCATATCtgctacattattattattgttgttattattgatGTTGCCGTCGTTGTCTCTTTTTTGTAGTAGTATTAGTAATGATCAAACTTTTGTTTTGTAATAACCTCATTTTCATCTGAGGTATTCATCAACCGCTAAGCGAGGCTGAGTGAAAGATTCTGGAACGGATACGTTGCTGAGTAACACCCATATGCACTTTTGTGCGGTTTGTGCTCGGAAAGGGGGCACGGCTCACACAAATAAACAACCCTGTAGTTAACCAAGACAGATATGCTTATAGTTCTGTTACAGTTGATTTTATTCAATTATAAGTAAACCAAAATTGTAGATTATTTACTATAGCTGTATCCTGGTTGTGGTAGAGAAACCAAAACTGAGTCGTTTTGAACAGTCTTTGTGATCTCTGCTTGGGTCATGTTGTAACGGGATTCCACAACTTATAATGAGGGTGTCGAGCAGCCTTGTGTTCATGGCAAAGCGTCAGGATTTTACTGTCTTAAAAAACTGTCGATGTTGTCAATATTCATGCTTAGGTACCACCCACATGCagggagggaggtgggggggggggggcggggagcaaTGTGCATGAAGAAACCTGGGAAGGTGCAGGAATAAAAACAGACAAGCAGAGAGATCACTTCAGCTTCATATTGTACCCATGTAAGGAGGTCCCTTATAGTATATACAGGAGGATGCCATTAAGAAGAAACAGTCTGATGACAGGAGGGTCACGCGAGCCAACAAGTTTGGTGTCTTCAAGTTCCAGCAAATATCTGCTGTTTGACAAGCCGTGGGGTTCAAATAAAGGATCCTCCTGGTTTTGGGCTTCAGTCCAAGAAATATATTCATTCCCACGTTTTTGGTTCCTTCTGAATGTCACGGAACCGGAAGTCCTGTGTTCTTCCACTGCCGCACAGGCACCCCATTAGTGGTTCTGTTGGCAAGTTGGGCCGACACTTCCAGGTTCACCGATTAAGTCTGATCATTTAGTACCACATTATTTACAACAGCAAAATCAAGCGGAAGCATACAAATCTCGACATGCATGAGATTAACAACTGGAAGACTGGAAATGGTGGGGAGACCTCAGGGGAGAGACCCTCAAGCTGTACGTACGCTTGTAATAGAGAGCGAGAGAGATTTGAGATCTTCAGGCCAGGTCAGTCATTCAATAAAATGCAGCGTGATTTCAGTGTAATCATAGGTTGCCATTTTACTCTTTTTTCTTGTAAAGAATTTGTGCagtgtggtgcagtggttaccaCTGCTGTCTCATACCTGTGGGACCTGGGTtctgtgtgtggattttgtatgttttccctgtgttgtcatggggtttcctctgggtactctggtcccccccccccccagtccaaaaacatgctgaggctatttggagctctgtgtgtgtgtgtgtgtgtgtgtgtgtgtgtgtgtctcccccTCATCCTGGCTTGTTCTCTGCCTGGAGACTCTGGGAttgtctccagaccccctgtgaccctgcataggacaggTGGTTTTAGAAAGAGGATGTTTTGTGTGCATGAATCAAGACAGCCGTGCACATTGAATAACACAGCATTAATGAGTGTTATTCACCAATATGTGAAAAACATACACGTCTGCACTATGATTCATCATGGCCCTTTCATCCATAATGTGTGAGCTCTCCTGACTAAAGATACATGCTAAGCTGTCTGCCCAGTTACTGGATGAACTGGGAGTAATGGGAAACTGGAAAAGGAGAAAATCTGTTACTGGTTTTCAAAAAAACTCCCTTTTCCAAAGCAGGTGATGCTAATGTGAACACATACAGTGGATCAAAAGGCTTGTGGAACACCGGCCAGCGGCCCCATTGGGGTTCAGTGAGTTACAGAATTTTCCTGATGCATGCCCTGAACATACTGAACTGTCTCCTTTTCAGGTCGGAGGTGCTGCCGCTGCTCTCTGTGGGGGATGGAAATGATGTTCAGGCGTCGATGCGGAAGGCCAGCAGTTTGTCTGAGTGCAGGTCATTCAGGGTCCGCAGGTCGGGCAGAAGCAGCAGAAGCTTCTGGAACAGGGTGCTGTCCTCGGGATGCTGCTGGGTGATGAGGGACCTCAGGGCCCGCACCAGATCCTCTTGCAGCTGCTCTACAGCCTTGGCATTCATCATACTGGAGCGGTCTGAGGAAGAATGTCACAGTGACCCTCAAGATCTGTAGATATGCTCCTAAGTACCATGTGTGACATCAGGAGTATCTTCTAATGACCTGTGTTTTGGGTCTAGTGTCTTTCTTCTGTTATTCATTTTGGTTCACATGTAGGCATCGCTGTGCTATGGGAGCGTGTATGCTGAGTATGTATCGTTAGAAAAAGTGTAAATTCGCTCTGTTCGCCTGCTGAATGGAAGCTGAAGCTCTCACCCGCAGAGACCAGCACCACGGCCATGAAGAGTGCCATCTCATCGGCCTTCAGGCCTAGAGCAGCCAGCTTCTCACTGAACTCGAATACGGCGTCCAGCAGGGGGCCCATGCCCAGGGCGCGCAGGGTGGGCAGTGGGTACGTCTGTCCGTTTAGAAATGTCACCATCCGGCCCTTGGGGTCGAAGAGCATGCAGAACCGCACCATCAGAACCTGAGAATCAGAGACAGATTTCGTATGTGTTGAAACAGAAGCCAAGCTTCTCATGTAATACGTTCACATGGACAGATATATgatatatgatatgatatgatttACATGAAAGGACAATCAATTGTCTTTTTAAAAGGATCTGAATTGCTAAAGCATATTCAGTCATCATTCATTCACAACGCAAAACTACTTATCACTGTTAACCACAGTGCAATACTACTTATTACTATACAACCCGCTCTGCAATACTACTTATTACTATACAACCCGCTCTGCAATACTACTTATTACTATACAACCCGCTCTGCAATACTACTTATTACTATACAACCCGCTCTGCAATACCACTTATTACTATACAACCCGCTCTGCAATACCACTTATTACTATACAACCCGCTCTGCAATACCACTTATTACTATACAACCCGCTCTGCAATACTACTTATTACTATACAACCCGCTCTGCAATACCACTTATTACTATACAACCCGCTCTGCAATACTACTTATTACTATACAACCCGCTCTGCAATACCACTTATTACTATACAATCCACTCTACAATACTATTTATTACTATACAACCCGCTCTGCAATACTACTTATTACTATACAATCCACTCTACAATACTATTTATTTCTGAAACACTACGACATATTTTTTGggagtatccatccatccaatcatccatccatctaagtATCACGAGGGCTGGCTGTACCTGGAAGGTTCCGGCTTTGAGAAGCATCACCTGGTCATGCTGGCTGAGACTCTGGAAGCCGGGGATCCCTTTGGCAAACTCCACCACCTCCCGCACGGCGGGGGTGAAGCTCTGTGAGAAGGCGTCCCACAGCTGCTGGCTGGAGCAGCCCACGGGGGGCACGGGGCAAGTGTTCAGGGGACATGCCTGTCGGAGAGGCGGGACGAAGGTGGCAGAGAGACTCCGTCAGTAAGAGCCATGACAGGAGACAGTGTGAAGCTGAGAGCGACGGGGGAGCAACGCGACGTATATCCTCACCAGCACTTTGGCCCCTGCAGCCAAACTCCAGGAATGCTGACTGTGGGAGGCGACTGAGGCTCTGCTGAATGTGGACGGGGGCAGTTTAGGGAAGGGGTCTGCACTGGACAGGGAATGGGGCTGCTTGATTAGGGAGGGGTAACCATACTTTTTGTTATCAATAAAAGGTAGGGACATGCTGTCCTGGGGGGTTGCAAGGTGCCAGGCATTAGCTGGGTACTGCTCACGCTGAAAGGGGGGGGATCCCTGCAGTAGGAGGCCATGGGTGGCAGGTTGTGCGCAGCTGGGGCTCTGAAGGAAGCGAGGCTGAGCCAGTCTATCCTGGTTGTTCACAAAGATGTCTCGATAAGCACGGGAAATGGCCCCTATGGcctcctctgattggctgtctcCTGGGCTGGGTGGGGCTTCTCGTGAGGGGGAGGAGCCGATGTCCATAGagggtgatgattggttgaagCTGTTCATGTAGCTCTGCATTTCATCCAACAACCGCTGCTTCTCACGCTTTGGGATGCGGCCAAAGCGCACAgctgggataaaaaaaaaaatacaaacataaaAGAGCTGGACACCAGCGCTAATGAGAGTAACAATACAGACATAACAGACATGAGGCTCCAGCATTGGTACTGATGAGAGTAACAATACAAACATAACAGAGATGAGGCATCAGGGTCGGCATTGATGAGAGTAACAATACAAACATAACAGACATGAGGCTCCAGCATTGGTACTGATGAGAGTAACAATACAAACATAACAGAGATGAGGCATCAGGGTCGGCATTGATGAGAGTAACAATACAAACATAACAGACATGAGGCTCCAGCATTGGTACTGATGAGAGTAACAATACAAACATAACAGACATGAGGCTCCAGCATTGGTACTGATGAGAGTAACAATGCAAACATAACAGAGATGAGGCATCAGGGTCGGCATTGATGAGAGTAACAATACAAACATAACAGACATGAGGCTCCAGCATTGGTACTGATGAGAGTAACAATACAAACATAACAGAGATGAGGCATCAGGGTCGGCATTGATGAGAGTAACAATACAAACATAACAGACATGAGGCTCCAGCATTGGTACTGATGAGAGTAACAATACAAACATAACAGACATGAGGCTCCAGCATTGGTACTGATGAGAGTAACAATGCAAACATAACAGAGATGAGGCATGAGCATTGGTACTGATGAGAGTAACAATACAAACATAACAGAGATGAGGCACCAGCATTGGCACTGATGAGAGTAACAATACAAACATAACAGAGATGAGGCACCTGCATTGGCACTGATGAGAGTAACAATACAAACATAACAGAGATGAGGCACCAGCATTGGCACAGATGAGAGTAACAATACAAACATAACAGAGATGAGGCACCAGCATTGGCACTGATGAGAGTAACAATACAAATATAACAGACATGAGGCACCAGCATTGGCACTGATGAGAGTAACAATACAAACATAACAGACTGGCACTAAAGAAAGTAACCTTTGTCAGAGCAGAGCAGTTTAATTAAGGTTCAGGCAAGCTGCAAAGTAAGGCATGAATTAGTGATCAGTCCATAAGACTCACAGGCTGAGACTGACAGGACAAAACATCACAGCAACGTTTAAATTCATATTAGAAAGTAAATGATTTTCACTTTAATGTTAACAATGAGTTTCTGTAAATGATTCTGACACGCATGACGGCCACAGACAGAGCAGCCGCAGTCGTTCCTGCGCACATCTCAATACCCTGAATGTGGCAGATGGGGCTGGCTGATGGCAAACCCCTGCAGCCATGTGCTGTATCTTCTCAgtatcccccccgccccccccagctgaaagTGGGTCACTGGGTCATGGTTCACTAGCAATAGAGCTGGAACAACTTCAGAGccagtaagggggggggggcagtggggtaGAGTATTAGATGAGGAGGCCATGGCAGCAGCAGAGATTTCTATGGAGAGTTTTATACACCCTGAGATGTTTCCACAGTGTCAGTTAATGACTAACTGCAGTTACTGTGAACAGCGCAAAGGCTGAATCTGCATGTTACAAAATGGCTAGCTGACCGTGGAAAGCTGCAGAaagtgtgtttgttttatactacgttgtggggaccaaatgtcccccacaatgtgataaaaacctgttattctgacattgCGGGAACCATTTTCTCAGAGGAAACCCAGTTTAACAAAAATCTGCAATCAAAGCTgtaatcaaaaactaaaaatgtcaaaaatcttacattttgtttgattactgatggttaaggttagggctgggtaggggttaaggttgtcatcaCTGgtattagggtttttcccattgaaatggatggagagtccccacaaagatatgaatacaaacacgtgtgtgtgtgtgccctgtgaaggactggcatgcCGCTTAGGCTcgcccctgccttgtgccccatgctgcctgggataagctccgGGTCTCTCTGTCCCCATATTGGATCCGCATTTTAAGACGGATCAATGGACAACAGCTTAACTAAGAAGCGGCAAATCATCAAACAGGAAGTGGACGTGAAAACATGTCAGCCACTCAGTCTAAATGTAGGTGAAACGCCCAGATTCGACAAACACACACGAAATCAGGGCATTTTGTTTCATGTGGAGTGAAAGTAGCTGCGCAGGGTTTTCCTGTTTTCGCAATGAGTGAAACAAGAAAGATGTTTCTAGGTTGCGGTTTTGGCACTTTCAACAAATTTGATATAAATCATTGTCCCGCTTTGAGACTATTGACGGCCCcttgtttttgctgcaattCTCAGAGCTGCAGAGCCTGTGAACCGACAACAGGTATGACATGCAGGGAAGATGACTTTTGGAGTAAAGTGCAGTGGAGTGCAGTGCACCCCTGCCATCACGCTAAAGTGAAAAGGAAATCAGCTAAGTAGGTCGTGATGTACAGATATGCTGTGAAACATCTGTTTCTTTCTTCCCTTTGAGGCTTTTTGAGGTCACACACGCGGAATATTCAGTTGCTGTTTAattgtgacttttctggtgtcCAGTGTTTTCACGCTAAGCAAAAAGCCGCTGGATTGATGCCATGCCGGCAAAGGTCAGGGCTCACCACGACCTACTGTGCTCATTATCGGGGCCTGAATCTGTGAGTTAATTGCATGCGATGTGATCAGAAAATCTTTGTTCCAGATTCCAGAAATAACTCCTGTTTACTGCAATTTCCAAGATGAATGATGGCTTGTGGGATTTCCTGGCTCTGTGCTCATAGATCACTGTCCATTAGATGGTGGGGGTGTAGAGgagcctggggaggggggaagcaggaggaagaggagggagtgAAGGACGAGAGGAAGCTACTGACCATCTCTGGACATGCCCACAGACAGGCACTTCTTGAAGCGGCAGTGCTGGCAGCGGTTCCGGTTCATGCGCATCACCGTGCAGTTCTCGTTCTTCGCACATATCTTGTAGTGGATGTTCTGCTGGATGCTGCGTCGGAAGAAACCCTGCAGGGGGCCGTAAAGAGAGGGCACTGTGGCACACTGGGAACACTCATGAGAAGATGCTTCATCTGTACTTTGGACTTATTCCATGAGGTTCATTGAGCCGGTATATCGTACCTTGCAGCCTTCACAAGCATGAACCCCATAATGGAAGCCAGAAGCAATGTCCCCACAGACCTTACATAAGAGCACCATGCCTCCCGTCTCTGGTGATGAGAGAAGACACTGATCATCAGAAATGATCTCAGAAATGAgatacacaaacagacagacagacaggcaatcACATATACAGAGAATCCGGCCTacagacagggagacagacatgcaaacagacagacaggcagagaggaaaaaacagagacagacagtcagGCAGGGAAAGGGATGGACGGgcctacacacacagacaggtagacagacagacatagacaAGCTGACAGGGAGCCgaagaggcagacagacagacagacagggggtGAGCATTTTAACACTCGCACATTTTAACACTCGCAAGCAAGTCAAGCAGTGTTATAAAGGGGTACCTACTGCTGAAAGTGCCGGGGAAGCCACATGACCTCTTCCCAGGGGTGGGGTAAGTGCTGATGGGCGGAATAGGGCTGGGGGCAGGAGCACTTGTCACTTCAGGGTACTGGAAGACCAGTTTCGGAGATGGAGAGCCCTCCCGGTCATGTGCCAACTTTAGAGCACCGATCTCGGTGAAGGTCATTTCCTCCGGGGAGGAGGGCTGCGAGTGGGGGCAGGGCGACTGCGTCTGGTAGCCGCTGGACGGGCTTCCGGGGCTGGGGCTACCGCTGCCGCCGACATAGAGAATGACGCCCCCTGCAGAAAGAGGAGAGCAGGACACACGTCAGGCCCCTGAGCCTAAGTCCCTGCCAGTGCGCTAATGTGATTAAGCATGTGAGCAGGACAGAAAGCTTTCCGGCAGCATGGCCACGCAGGTGTCTGTAATGCCAGGGGTATAGCTGTGTGCTTAAATGGAACAAAGAGCTAAAAATACACATGAAGATGGGTGGAGCGCATTGAAAGTGaagagcgctcctcccgggtCCCTGCTGTGCGGGCAAATGTTTGCAGTTTAATGCCAGTGCTGCTAAATCATGCACTGTAAGCACAGATACACTGCCTGCTAGAGAGCACCAAGGCTGAAAGTGGGCTGTTGGACCCATTTCACGCTCCTCCCAAGTGTTCCACCCTCCATCCCGCTGCGGATGAGCCGGTGCCCAGGCTCACGTGTCTGTGTGGGACGCCCCCCTCCTCTCTTCCAATAATAACCAGTTTCCCCTGGCGACACGCCACGGGCCGCGGCAGCCTGACACCTGACCAGCCGCTCACATGGACACTGACACGCCTCCTGCTGGGAGAAGCCTGCAGTCCTGCGTTAGGGCAGTGAGCAGCATCGTCATGATGGCTGCAGCCATTACAGCCGCACAGTCCTGCACTGGGGCAGTGAGCAGCATCGTCATGATGGCTGCAGCCATTACAGCCGCACAGTCCTGCACTGGGGCAGTGAGCAGCATCGTCATGATGGCTGCAGCCATTACAGCTGCACAGTCCT includes these proteins:
- the LOC111837091 gene encoding nuclear receptor subfamily 1 group D member 1-like isoform X2 produces the protein MDSSPGGVILYVGGSGSPSPGSPSSGYQTQSPCPHSQPSSPEEMTFTEIGALKLAHDREGSPSPKLVFQYPEVTSAPAPSPIPPISTYPTPGKRSCGFPGTFSKTGGMVLLCKVCGDIASGFHYGVHACEGCKGFFRRSIQQNIHYKICAKNENCTVMRMNRNRCQHCRFKKCLSVGMSRDAVRFGRIPKREKQRLLDEMQSYMNSFNQSSPSMDIGSSPSREAPPSPGDSQSEEAIGAISRAYRDIFVNNQDRLAQPRFLQSPSCAQPATHGLLLQGSPPFQREQYPANAWHLATPQDSMSLPFIDNKKYGYPSLIKQPHSLSSADPFPKLPPSTFSRASVASHSQHSWSLAAGAKVLACPLNTCPVPPVGCSSQQLWDAFSQSFTPAVREVVEFAKGIPGFQSLSQHDQVMLLKAGTFQVLMVRFCMLFDPKGRMVTFLNGQTYPLPTLRALGMGPLLDAVFEFSEKLAALGLKADEMALFMAVVLVSADRSSMMNAKAVEQLQEDLVRALRSLITQQHPEDSTLFQKLLLLLPDLRTLNDLHSDKLLAFRIDA
- the LOC111837091 gene encoding nuclear receptor subfamily 1 group D member 2-like isoform X1, with amino-acid sequence MCGIGNTLHAVVTERKERRQLRRNRQREARKEGKAEKYKGEKKEKVWGVILYVGGSGSPSPGSPSSGYQTQSPCPHSQPSSPEEMTFTEIGALKLAHDREGSPSPKLVFQYPEVTSAPAPSPIPPISTYPTPGKRSCGFPGTFSKTGGMVLLCKVCGDIASGFHYGVHACEGCKGFFRRSIQQNIHYKICAKNENCTVMRMNRNRCQHCRFKKCLSVGMSRDAVRFGRIPKREKQRLLDEMQSYMNSFNQSSPSMDIGSSPSREAPPSPGDSQSEEAIGAISRAYRDIFVNNQDRLAQPRFLQSPSCAQPATHGLLLQGSPPFQREQYPANAWHLATPQDSMSLPFIDNKKYGYPSLIKQPHSLSSADPFPKLPPSTFSRASVASHSQHSWSLAAGAKVLACPLNTCPVPPVGCSSQQLWDAFSQSFTPAVREVVEFAKGIPGFQSLSQHDQVMLLKAGTFQVLMVRFCMLFDPKGRMVTFLNGQTYPLPTLRALGMGPLLDAVFEFSEKLAALGLKADEMALFMAVVLVSADRSSMMNAKAVEQLQEDLVRALRSLITQQHPEDSTLFQKLLLLLPDLRTLNDLHSDKLLAFRIDA